The Natronoarchaeum mannanilyticum nucleotide sequence CGGCCGGCGACGCGGCGGACGCCGACGCCGAAGCGACGACCGGCGCCGGCGGACGCCGCGCCGACAGCCTCCACGGCATCGTCGACGAGGCGACGAGCACCCGGAAGGACGACGCGACGGTGCGGGGCGTCGCCGAGCGCCTCGCCGAGAAGTTCGAGAGCGCGGACGACGAGCGCGACCGAGTGACCCGCGCCGAACTTCGCGAGTACCTCGACCGCTCGGTCGAGATGTTCCAGAAGACCGACGACGAGGTGACGTTCGGCGACACGGCCCGCGAGAACGTCGTCGAGGCGCTGTGGACCCGCGCGCGGACGGTCCCGGACGACCCGCCGCTCGTGCGGGAACTGGCCGACGACCGCGACGCCGCCAGCGACCTGCTGGAGGCGATGCGAACGAGCGACATCATGGCGCCGCCGACGAACTGCCTCGCGCCGATCGAGGCCGACCTCGTCGAAGCCGGACTTCGAAAGGAGTTCGACGCCGACTTCTACGCGGCGGCGACGCGCGACGCCGAAGTTCACGGCGGCGACCCGTTCATCGTCGAGGCCGGCATCGCCTACGGCGGCGAGCTCGAAGCCGAGGGCAAGGCCGACGTCATGCGGTTCGCCAACCGCGTCCCGCTGGTGTACCAGCGCGGCGCCTGCGCGACGACCGACGTGATCAAGCAGATCGGCTGGCGCAACTACAACCTCGACCAGCCGGGCGGGAGCGGCATCCCGAACGGGCCCGCGGTGCTGATGGTCCACGTCGCGTCGACGAACGTGCCGTTCACCAGCGAGTCCAAGGACGCCGTGGCGAACGTCCCGGAGATCGAAGACGAGATCGAACTCGCGATCCGCGAGGCGGCCCGCGAGCTCAAAAGTTACCTCAAGAAGCGCAAGTCCCTGGAGAAGCGCAAGCGCAAGCAGGACGTGCTCGCCGACATCCTCCCCGAGATGGCCGAGAAGGTCGCGGAGGTCACCGGCAACGACGAGCCGAACTTCGACGACGCGCTCGCGCGCATCATGAACAACGTGCTCGTCGAGCGCGAGATCAAGGCCAACGGCGCGGGCAGCGAGGTGACCGTCACCGTCGAGAACAACTCCAGCACCAACGAATCGCTCGAAGTGACCGACATCGTCACGGCCGAGCCGACCGACCTCCCCGACGACGCGACCGTCGTCGAGATGGACGGCGAGTGGTTCGTCAAGTGGTCCGCGGACGTATCGAGCGACGACGAAGCGACGCTGTCGTACGCGACGGCTGACGACGCCGAGTTCGACCTGAGCGTCGAGGGCGTCGAAGACGCGAAACTCACCATCAACCAATGAGCAGCGACACCAGTTCCGAGGCCCAGCAGAAGCTGATCGACCTTGCGGCGGAGTTCTACGACCAGATGGACAGCGGGGAGATCCCCGAGATGTCCATTCCGACCCGCACCAAGAGCAACATCGTCTTCGACGAGGACGAGGACGTCTGGGTGTACGGCGAGCGCGAGAGCACGCGCTCGGCCAACAGCATCCGCGGCGCCCGCAAGCTGCTGAAGGCGATCTACACCATCGAGTTCCTCGACAACCAGCTAGAGGAGGACCGCTCGTCGACCCTGCGTGAACTGTACTACCTCTCGGAGTCGTGGGACTCGAACGAGGCCCAGTTCAACGATCAGGACGAGTCCAACCAGCTCATCGAGGACCTCGAAATCGTCTCGGAGGTCACCCGCGAGGACTTCCACATGCGCCCGGAGGAGTCGGGCGCGACGGTGATGGGTCCGCTGCGCCTGCGGGAACAGACCCGCCGCGGCGAGCGCGAGATCCACTGCCAGGAGGACGTCGGCGAAGGCGGTTACCAGATCCCGAACAACCCCGACACGATCGAGTTCCTCGAGTGCGACGCCGACTTCGTCCTCGCGGTGGAGACCGGCGGCATGCGCGACCGGCTCGTCGAGAACGGCTTCGACGAGGAACACAACGCGCTGGTCGTCCACCTCAAGGGCCAGCCCGCCCGCGCGACCCGCCGGCTCACCCGCCGGCTCCACGACGAGCTCGGCCTGCCGGTCACCGTGTTCACTGACGGCGACCCCTGGTCCTACCGGATCTACGGCTCGGTCGCGTACGGGTCGATCAAGTCCGCGCACCTCTCGGAGTACCTCGCGACCCCGGAGGCGCAGTTCATCGGCGTCCAGCCCGAGGACATCGTCGAGTACGACCTGCCGACCGATCCCCTCAGCGACTCCGACATCAACGCCCTGGAGAGCGAGCTGGAGGACCCGCGCTACCAGACCGATTACTGGGAGGAACAGATCGAGCTTCAGCTCGACATCGGCAAGAAGTCCGAGCAGCAGGCCCTGGCGTCCCACGGCCTGGACTTCGTGACCGAGACGTACCTGCCCGAACGTCTCAGCGATATGGGCGTTCTGTAAGGGCGCGCGTCGAATCTGGAGACGACCTTCGGTTTTCTCGTCGGCCACGCACGATTTAACCCCGTCGCGTCCTACACTACAATAGATGTCACCAGATAGCACGGCCGACGACGAGAAGCTGTACGTGATCTACTGGTGCGAGGAGAACGGGTACGCCGGGAGCTGCGATTTCGTCCCCGCCGAGTCGCTTGACGACGCGCGCGAGCGCTCGACGTACGCGAGCGGGAGCGTCGCCCACCAGCGGCTCATCTTCGAGGGAACGTACGGGGAGTTTCGCGAGCACGTCGCCGAGGAGCTCGACGACGAGTCCAGGGACGAGCGGCGGTTCTCGATCGAGTGGGGCTGAGCGCGACCTCGGCCGCGCGACGCCGTACCGGCCGCTGTGCCGACTACGTTTCGAGCGGGCGAAGTCCGGTCCTTGCTCCGGGAACGGCTCGCCGACTTCTCCGTCGAGTTCTGAGCGGGCCGATCGGCGTGATCAGCCCCGAACGGGGACGCGCTCTTCGAGTTGCTCTTTCCGCTCGGCGGCTGCCGCGGCGAGTCGCTCGCCGGGGGCCGCTCGCAACTCGCCGATCAGGGCGCCGACGAGGCCGCCGACCGCCGCTCCGGCGGTGGCTGCCTTGAAGCCGTAGAAGCCGCCGACGGCGCCGCCGATCCCGCCGAAGACCCCGGCGTATCGTGCTCGTAGAACTGCACGCTTGGCGCGATGGACTCGGTCTCGGACCTGCATGGGCGACCGTACGTTCTCGCGGTTCAAGTATTCTCCCGGAGCGACGGGTGGCGGAGCGACCGGAGCGCGGAGTCGCCTACTCGTCGAGCGCCACGGGGATGCCGCGATCGGCGACGTCGAGCGCGAACACTTCGGAATCGGCTTCCAGCCCCGCGAACGTGTTGTAGTGGATCGGGACGACCAGATCGGGATCGAGCGCCGCGGCGAGCTCGGCGGCCTCGCGGCGGCCCATCGTGAAGTTGCCGCTGATCGACGGCAGGAACGCGTCGACGTCCAGTTCCTCGTGGCCCGGCAGCACGTCCGAGTCGCCCGGCCAGAACACGGCGGTATCGCCGATCGTGAGGTGGTAGCCGACGCCGATTCCTTCGGGGTGGTACGGCTCGCCCTGCTCGTCGACGTGCGGGCCGTCGGGCTCGTTGTACGCCGCGATCGTCCGAACGATCACGTCCTCGAACAGCCGATCGGTGTGCTCGTCGACGCGGACGACGTCCTGGGGCAGGTCGTCGAGCGGTTCGACGTCCCGGTCGATCCCCGGCGGGTAGACGGCGTCGTAGACGACGACCGTCGCGTCCTCGCGCGCGACCCGGCGGATGCCGTCGGAGTCGTAGTGGTGGTCGTGGGTCACCAGCACGAGGTCGCCGTCCCGCGCGTCGTAGTCCCGGGCCGGCGGATGGCCGACGCCCTCGGTGTCGGGCGTCCACTCGCCGGTCAGCGTGCCGTAGCGGCCGGGGTCGAGGTAAACCACGGTCCCGTCGCCGTCCTCGATGCGGACGGTCGCGTAGCCGAGCCAGTCGATCGTCAGGTCGCCGCGGCTGATCGTCATGCTCGGTGATTCGGGCTCCCCGGATTCAAGGGTTCGGTTCGCGATGCGACGTGACGCCGACGCTCCCCGACTACTGTCTGTCGGCCAGCCGCTCGACGCGCTCTAACGTGTCGACGTCGTCGGGATCGAGGTCCTCGCGGACGCCGACGAACCGCGGGAACCGGAGCGCGTAGCCCGACGAGTACGTCGGCGAGGCCTGGATCTCCTCGTAGCCGACCTCGAACACGACGGCCGGTTCGACGTCGACCTCCTGGCCGTCCTCCGCCCGGACGTGGGGGTCGAGCAGCCCGGTCAGCTCTTCGAGCTCCTCGTCGGTGATCCCGGTCGCGACCTTGCCGATCGTCTCGTACTCGCCCCGGTCGTCGACGCGGGCCGACAGCAGGAACGTTCCGAGGAACGTCGCGCGCCGACCTTCGCCCCACTCGGCGCCCGTCACGACGAGGTCGAGCGTCTCGACGTCGGGCTTGCGCTTGAGCCAGTTCTTCCCGCGGCGCCCCGGCGAGTACGTCGATTCGGGGTTCTTGAGCATGATCCCCTCGTGGCCCGCGTCCAGCGCGTCGGCGTCGATCGTCTCGATCTCGTCGGGATCGTCAGAACGCCAGAGCTTCGAGAGCCCCTCGACGTCGGCCGCGGTGTCGTCCGGCGCCACGCCGCCGTCGTCGAGCACTCCGGCGAGCCGCTCGTGACGCTCCGCGAGCGGCGCGTCGAGCAGATCCTCCCCGTCCGCGTGCAGGCAGTCGAAGAAGGCGGGACGAACCGCGACCTCCTCGCGGGCGGCCGCGACGTCGTGCTTGCGCCGGAACCGGCGCAGGACGTTCTGGAAGGGTAGCGGCTCGCCGTCGTCGTCGATCGCCACGACCTCGCCGTCGAGGATCGCGGGGACGTCGATGCGCTCCTCGGCGAACTCGACGACCTCGGGGAGCGCGTCGGTGACGTCCTCCATGTTCCTGGAGTAAACGCGGGTGAGCCCCTCGGGTTCGTGATGTAGCTGGACGCGCGCGCCGTCGAATTTCCACTCGACTGCGGCCTCGTCCCAGTCGTCGAGCGCGTCGGTGACCGCCCCGGCCTGCGCGAGCATCGCCTGGACCGGGCGGCCGATCTCCAGAGTGAGCTCCGCGAGCCCGTCGACGCCGTCGTCGCGCGCGACCGCGGCGACGAGGCCGTAGTCGTTCGAGACCTGCAGGGCGCGCTCGACCTCGTCGACGGGGACGTCGAACGCCTCCGCGACGGCGTCCCGAACCGCGCCCTCGCCGACGCCGATGCGCATCTCCGAGAGAACGATCCGGACGAGATACTTCGCTTCCTCGGGAGAACACTGATTGAGCAGCCCGAATAGGAGGTCGATCTTGGCGTCCTGACTCCCCTCGCCCTCGGTTTCCGCGAGCGTTTCCAGCTCCTCCGTAACGTCCCCCACCGTGAGGTCCTCGCTACCGCCGCCAGCACCGGCGCCGAACGCTCCCAGCCCGGTCTGGCCGCCCAGATCGTAGCTCGCCGCGACCTCGCCGATCTCGCCGCGTTCCGCCAGCTCGTCCTCGACGTCGTCGGCGTCGACGTTCTGCCCGGCAGCGCGGGCGATCGCCTCGTAGAGGTAGCTCGGTCCGACGTCCAGCGTCGTCGAGTCGTGGTCGGGGAACACCCGCCCCTGGACGAACCGCGCGACGACGGGCAAGTTCTCGTCGGCGGCGTCGAGCAGGTCGGTGACCAGAGCGACGACTTCGAGGTCGGCCGGTTCGGCCTCGATCTCCGCGGCGCGCTCGGCGAACTCCCGGAACTCCATCGCACGCCGGTACGTCGGTGGGGTCAATAAACGATCCGGACCGTCTCCGCCCCCAGCGTCGATTCAAAGGGTTTCAAGGGTGCGCTTTCGTCGCAGTCGTCGGTTTCAAGGAACTCGGCCGCGCAGTGAGCCACACACATGCCGGAGGCCGACCTGGCGGCGGCGGTGGACGACGTGCTGTCGATCGATCCAGAAGAGTTCCAGTCGGCCGTCGACGCCGACGCGGAGGTAATCAAGTCCGAGCTCCGGGACGGCACCTTCGACAACTCCCAGGCGATCGTGGGGCTGGAGTACGAGTTCTACGCGGTCGCCAACCCCGCCGACGACCCCTGGACGACGGGCGCCGAGGACGGCGGGACGCTCAAGCGCGTCCCGCGGCGGCTGCTCGAACTCATCGGGTTCGAGAAGGAACTGGGGCTGCACAACGCCGAGATGACCGTCAGCCCGCAGCCGCTCAACTCCTACGGGCTCGCAGCACAGGAGGCGGAGGTCAACGCGCGGCTCTCGGCCGCCCAGGAGCGCACGCGCGCCGAGGGGATGCAGCTGGTCAGCGACGGCCTCTGGACGATCCCGCCGGAGGGCGAGAGCGCCCGGAGCTACCTCACCGACAGCATCGAGGACCGGGGCGTCCGGATCGCCTCGAACATGAGCGACTCCGTGCGCTACCACGCGATGGCCAACACCGAGGCCGCAGACGACGTCGGGCTCCGGATCGACGCGCCCCACGTCAGCCTACAGGGCGACACGGTGATGCCAGAGAGTGTGATCACGTCGATCCAGCCCCACTATCAGGTGCCCCAGGCGATCGACCTGCCGACGTACTTCCGGTACGCCCTGCGGATCGCCGGGCCGCTGCTCGCGCTCGGCGTCAACTCGCCGTTCTTCCCGCCGGACCTGTACGACGCCGACGCGACGGCCGAGGATATCCTCGCGGACGGCTGGATGGAACACCGGATCAGCGTGTTCGAGACGTCGCTCAACCCGCCGGACGCCGATATGGGGGAAGGGAAAGTCCGGTTCCCGCACGATCTGGAGCACGTCGAGCAGGCGGTCGACCGGATCGCCCGTGACGACACGCTCGTACCGATGCCGGTCGATCCGGGCAACGGGTTCGACGACGAGTTCGCCCACTTCCGGCTCAAGCACGGCACCTACTGGCGCTGGGTCCGGCCGGTGTTCGGCGGCGGGACGCGCTCGCAGGCCAACGCCCGCATCGAGTTCCGCCCGCTGCCCGCCCAGCCGACCGTCAGCGACTCGGTGGCGTTTCAGGCCGCGCTGGCCGGGCTGCTGGAGAGTCTCCCGCGGGTCGAACATCCCGTCGCCGACCTCGACTGGGAGGACGCCCGCGAGAACTTCTACGCGGCGATGCGAAACGGCATCGACGCCGACCTGCAGTGGATCACCAACTCCGGGGAGGAAACGACCGACCGGGAGACGCTGTACGCCGACCTGCTCGACCACGCCGCGGACGGCCTGCAGCGCCGCGGGCTCACCGACACCGAGATCGAGGAGTACCTCTGGCCGCTCCGCCAGCGCGCCCGCCACGAGCTGACGCCGGCGCGCTGGAAGCGCCGCGAGGTCAAGCAGCGCCTCGACGACGGCGCGAGCTTCGAGGACGCGGTGTACGGGATGCAGCGCCGGTATCTCGAACGCCAGCACGACTCGCTGATCGGCGGGAGCTTCACGGACTGGCTCGACGACCGGGAGTGGTAGCGATCAGAGCAGGTCTCGCGGCGAAGCTGCCCCGGCGTCCTGTAGCTCTGAATCGAACGTAACGAGGTCGGCATTCAGGACGCTTGCTGCGACTGGTCCCGTTTCGGGCTCGTCGGTTACAGCAGCCACGAGAACGTTCGTGTCGAGAAACAATCTCATGTCCGATCGCGTAGTTCGCGGACCTCTTCGACCGAATCGACGTCAAGTTCCGCCGCCATCCCCCGGAGTCGATCACCGAGTGGTTCCCGATCTTCGTCGCCCTCGTCCGAACCGACGAACTCGGATACGTCGCTGACGTAGACGCCCATATCCTCGGAGACGGACGCCACCGATAAAAACAGTCCGCCGACAGTCGGCGGTTGTGATCAAGGACAGCACCACAAGCGTCAGCAGGACTTGGTAATCGGAGGCATCTTGAACGATCGGCTCGGCAACCAGTAGTGGTAATGATGATTGTAATTTCTGATGGCTAAATACAAATATTATTCAGTCATGGATTGAATTTGAGGATGGCTCATATTATACACACCAATTATTAATACTCTAATATTTTTCAAACCAATAATTATATCTGATGGCAATATCTACCAATAATGGATGTCAGATAGTGACCATTCATCACGGCGCAGATTCCTTCAAGGAACCACCGTAGCAGCAAGTAGCCTATTCGGTGTAGGTCAAGTGTACGGAAAAAATATAGGACAACCCGATGAAATAGACATTCCAGTAGTTGTGTCTGGAGACAAAGTAGTGGAGACGGCTACTGTTCCATTCAAATGGTGGCAGCACGAACAGAGAGTAATCCGTCTTCAAGAGCAGCTTGTTGACCGGCTTGGCGATACTCCAGGCATTGTGAGTGTTGGAGTCGGTACACAATCCAGTACAATCGGTGGAAAGAAAGTTAGCCATCTTCGGGTTGGACGTGATTCGGAGGCCGACATTTCTACAAATATGCCAACCCGTGTAGATGGTATTCCAGTTGAAGTTCATTCTCCAGAAAAAACTGAACTACATTCCTGTGACGATAGCTGGGATGATACAAACACCTATGACCCTGTCGAAGGCGGTGTAAGACTTGATGGGTCACACTCATCATGTTGTGCAGTTCGGTACACAAACGATGATGGGGAAATTCTGAACTGTCTTATGACTGATGGACACTCCTATGATTGCTCCTTCGAATCGATAGACGACACAGTTGAACAGGAAGGCCAGAAAATTGGCGAGATCGAGGAAATTCGGCCAGCTCAGGACTGGGCCATTATTCGATTGACCAATGATGCTGACATTTCTTTTTTCTCGAATAATATTGCAGGCAGTTCACCTAAAGCGAGCGGTTATGTGTCACAACACGGACTACATCAGTTAAAGAGCAATGATACAAAAGTTTTTAATAGAGGCGCAAAAACCACGCTCACAAATGGCACTATAACTGGTTATGATAAGCAGCTTCCGTACACATCTGGATGCGAGGGATCAAATGACTATGAAAACTACGTTCGGTTGACTACCTGTACATTTGGTGGAGACTCCGGAAGTATCCACTACCATGAATATACCAATTACAGAGGAGATAAAAGGGCAGCAGTCATCGCGCCGCATAAGGGTGGCGGGGACGATTATTCAGTTGGATGTGCAGCGTATCGAATTAGAGAATCCAATGATATTGAATTCGGAGAATAATCATATAATTATGCATTATAATACATACAATAGTTTATAAATATGGCAGAGAGATCACGAAGGAAAATCCTTCACCAAGGTAGTCTTATTGGAACTATGCTTCTCATGGGCTGTAGTAGAAATACTGACTCACCCAACTCCAGCAACAATGCCTCACCTATCGGTTCCTGTGGCGAAAGCCAAATCTTTGACCCTCCAAAAGAAGCCTCTAATCCAGAAGGGGGTTATCCGGTAGTCACTACATCGGTGTCCACATCAACCAATACCGGAAAGATCGGCGCAGCATCTCGATGCATTCGGTCATTTTCATCTTCGTCACCAGCTCGAATCTGGATAGCATTAGCGAACCTCGGCGACGATCCGATCACGCTGGGATTCGGTGCACATCAGCCCTTGACGCGGTACGCAGCTGAACACAGAACCGCTGATTTTTCAATCTACGTTGTTCCATCAAGGTTCGAGAACGAAGGGAAACATCATTCAAACGGGAATGACACTACAAGTGATCAAAACTTCGGGTGCTGGAAGCTTGATGAGTGGGGATACGATAGCGAGGTGAACAATGTCACGCTGGACCCGTGCGAAATCATCAAGGGGACCTACGCACTCTTCGCATCTGCTGGCAACGGTGGTTGTCTAATCGACGGAACCTATCGAGTCGATGAGAACCTTAGTGGGCCTAACGGTCAGGTGGAGGCGAGTCTCTCGCTGAGCGTCTCCGTAGACCACGGCTGAGCGTTCGACAAGTCTCTCAATTTTTGTCTAACGGTAACCATCCCGGATCACGACTATCCGATTTAAGAATCCTCGTCAGTACTATAGTCCCCCCGTCCAGTATGGGTGGTATGGTCACGTTCCTCTCCGGTGGCACCGGAACGCCGAAGCTTCTCGACGGTGCCGCGATATCCTTCTCGCCCGACGAGACGACGGTGATCGCGAACACCGGCGACGACGTCGAGCTCGGCGGTCTGCTGATATCGCCCGACGTCGACACGCTGATCTTCCAGGGCGGCGGCGTGCTCGACCGCGAGGACTGGTGGGGCATCAAGGGCGACACGACCCGCACGAACACCGCGCTCCACGACATCGGCGAGGCGATGGGGCTCGACGAGGGCCCGAAATTTCTCCCCGAGGAGAAACAGACCGAGGGCCGCGACATCGCGCAGTGGCGCCGCTTCTCGGGCGCGATGGAGTTCATGGAGATCGGCGACCGCGACCGGGCGGTCCACATCACGCGGACGAGCCTGCTCGATCAGGGCCACACGCTCTCGGAGGTCACCGACGAGCTGGCGAAGGGGTTCGGCCTGACGATCGACCTGCTGCCGATGAGCGACGACCCGGTCGCCAGCCTCATCCACACCGACGAGGGCGTCATGCATTTCCAGGAGTTCTGGGTCGCCCGCGGCGGCGAACCCGAGGTCGACAGCGTCGAGTTCCGCGGCTCCTCGAGCGCCGAACCCGCGCCGGGCGTGCTCGACGCCCTCTCCGAGGACGTCGTGATCGGCCCGTCGAACCCGGTGACGAGCATCGGGCCGATGCTCGCGGTGCCCGGGATCTCGGATACGCTGTGGGACACCAACGTCGTCGCCGTCTCGCCGTTCGTCGAGGGCGAAGCGTTCTCGGGACCGGTCGCCCAGCTCATGGAGGCCGTCGGCGCCGAGCCGAACTCCGCGGGCCTCGAGACCGCCTACCCCTTCGCCGACGCGCTGGTCGTCGACGAGGACGACGACACGGAGTTCGACGTGCCGGTCGTCAGAACCGACATCGAGATCGACGACCGCGAGGACGCCGCCCGCGTCACCAAGGCCATCGAGGCCGCCTTAGAGGAGGTCCGGTAGGCCGTGTTCGGCCCGCGCGTCGCGATCGCGAGCCTCAGCGGGCGTTCGGATGCGGCGTGGGCCGAAGCCGCCGCCGAGCACGTCGGCGCCGCGTTTCTCGGCGGCATCGCGCTCGACGAGCGCTCCCGGCGGGCGGCCCGCGATCTCGTCGCGCGCGACCGGGAGGAGTTTCTCCCCGAGGACCCCCTTGCATTCATCGATGCCGAACTGGCCGCGCTCGAAGCTGTCCCGATCCGGCCGGCGTTCAACGTCCGCAGCGCGACGGTCGAACCCGTTCGCGAAGCCGCCGAAATCTGTGCCGAACGGGGCGCCGTTCTGGAGATCAACGCTCACTGTCGGCAGGACGAGCTGTGCGCCGCGGGCTGCGGCGAGGCCCTTCTTGCCGACGCCGACCGGCTCTGCGAGTACGTCGCCGCGGCGTCGGGGACGGGCGCAAGCGTCAGCGTCAAAGTTCGAGCCGAGGTCGACGGCGTCGACTTGCCCGCGACCGCGCGCCGGATCGACGCCGCGGGCGCCGACGCGATCCACGTCGACGCGATGGACTCCGAGCCGATGATCGGCGACGTCGCCGACGCCGCCGACCTGTTCGTGATCGCCAACAACGAGGTCCGCGACCGGGCGTCAGTCCGAGAGTACCTGAACTACGGCGCCGACGCCGTCAGCGTCGGGCGACCGAGCGACGATCCGCGAGTGCTCCGGCGCGTCCGGCGGGCCGTCGACGAGTGGTTCGAGGGCGGAGAGCGGGATCACGGCTCCGGGACTACCACGACCGAGTCGGCGTCGACGCCGGAGCCGCAATCCTAAGTGCCCGCGGCGTCGACGTTTCTACAGACGATGCGAACGCCCGCCCAGAACGCCGAGCTCGCCCTGTTGCTGGAGGTCGCCGGGACGCCCAAGCCCGGCAACGTCGACCGGAAACGCGACCTGCCCGACCTCCGGTTCGAGCACTTCTTGGCCGGCGCAGTCGGTGCGCAGGACGGCCTCCGGGCGGCCGGCCGCGGCGATCCCGTCGGGTCGGCGTTCGAGCGGTCGGTCGAGGGGATGGCCGAGCAGCGGGGCGGGAACACGCAGTTCGGCGCGCTGCTCCTGCTGACGCCGCTCGTCCGCACCGCGGGCGACGACGAGATCGAAGAGTTGACGCCGGAGGCCGCGGCGGCGACGGTCGCGGCGACGACCGTCGAGGACGCGGTCGACTTCTATCGAGCGTTCGATCACGTCGACGTCCGCGCGGGCGATCCGCCCGAGGATATGGAACCGCTCGATGTCCGCCGCGGCAGCGACGCCGCCGACGCCGTCCGGGACCGCGGGCTGACCCTGCAGGAGCTGATGGCCGAGAGCTCGGAGCGCGACGGCGTCGCCCGCGAGTGGACCGACGGTTTCGAAGAAACGTTCGCGGTCGCCGATCGGATTGCCGATAGCGACGAACCGCTGCCGGCCAGAGCGGCCGACGCGTTCCTCTGGTTGCTCGCGCGGCGTCCCGACACGCACGTCGCGAAGAAGCACGGCGCCTCGACGGCCCGGAGCGTGATGGTCCGCGCGCAGGAAGCCCGCGAGGGCGGCCCGGACCTGGTGGCCGCGTTCTCCGAGTCGCTCGTCGAGTCGGGTATCAACCCGGGGACGACCGCTGATGTCGTCGCCGCCGCCCTGTTCGTCGCGCTCGAACGCGACGGACTGGAGGTGTGAGCGTGGACGACGACGGAGTCACGGGACGGGACGACATCGAAACCGGGGCCCGGACCGTCGAGTGGCCGGTCGAACTCCGGGGAGTCACCGAGTCGGTCGTCGCGACGCTCGGCCCGAACGGCCTGTGGAACGACGCCGCGCTGGGCGTGCACGCCGGCGATCCCGCCACCGCCCGCACGTACGGAAACACGCGAACGCGGCGGAACTTCCACCGGGAGGGCGAGGGGTACGTCCAGTTCGTCCGCGAGCCGCTGGCGTTCGTCGAGAGCGCGCTCTCGATCCGCGAGCGCGAGGAGCCGATCATGGACGCCGCCGACGCCTGGGCGCGCGTCGAGGTCGAGCAAGTCGACGCCGGCGAGGATGGATCGACTCGCTGGGAGGAGTGGGAACTTCGGCCGGTCGAAGCCGTCCGCCGCGAGCACGAACCGGCGACGACGAACCGTGGCTACTACGCCGTGATCGAGGCGACCGTCGCCGCTTCGCGACTTGACGTCGACGCCTACGACGCGGCGACGCTGCTCGACCGGCTCGC carries:
- a CDS encoding triphosphoribosyl-dephospho-CoA synthase codes for the protein MRTPAQNAELALLLEVAGTPKPGNVDRKRDLPDLRFEHFLAGAVGAQDGLRAAGRGDPVGSAFERSVEGMAEQRGGNTQFGALLLLTPLVRTAGDDEIEELTPEAAAATVAATTVEDAVDFYRAFDHVDVRAGDPPEDMEPLDVRRGSDAADAVRDRGLTLQELMAESSERDGVAREWTDGFEETFAVADRIADSDEPLPARAADAFLWLLARRPDTHVAKKHGASTARSVMVRAQEAREGGPDLVAAFSESLVESGINPGTTADVVAAALFVALERDGLEV
- a CDS encoding DUF447 domain-containing protein, which codes for MDDDGVTGRDDIETGARTVEWPVELRGVTESVVATLGPNGLWNDAALGVHAGDPATARTYGNTRTRRNFHREGEGYVQFVREPLAFVESALSIREREEPIMDAADAWARVEVEQVDAGEDGSTRWEEWELRPVEAVRREHEPATTNRGYYAVIEATVAASRLDVDAYDAATLLDRLAYFAEVVETCGGERERAAFDRLSELTGWRDRL